In the Bicyclus anynana chromosome 22, ilBicAnyn1.1, whole genome shotgun sequence genome, tataataaataatgtattgctCATTTTATAGTGGAACCAACAAAGCAGTTTCCCTCGAAGTCCTCAAGAACAGCTTTgattttaatggtttttttttgttaagtttgtttttttgatattatttaaaatcagaaaccttttggagcGGGGACGGAATGGTTTATATTGTGTTATATCTATAAGAACCAacgatttatataataaataattaaaaaataaaacatattactatcgacttcaaaaacacaaacgtatgcaggaaactaaaaataaaacattattatagtttctatctactgatcattttgaaagcggtgccaatGGTACGCTAATGGTTAGACAATCATTCATAGTTAccctgttttcctacccttagTTGTCCAAGtatataaagtaggtactagctgacaccgcgcggtttcacacgcgtggttcccgttcccgttagaaaacggggataataatatatgacatatagccttcctagataaatgggctatctaacactgaaagaattttttaaatcggaccagtagttcctgagattagcgcgttcaaccaaacaaacaaacttcagctttataatattattatagattacaACGTCTGTTTATCTGGCTATTAGCTCGGTGATTCGTTTTTaatgatcattattatcatcattagttAATTGGCCCATTATAGGGCCTCCTATCATCTGTAAGAAATCACTTTGTAGTATAAGCTATGATAGGTTTGCTGTAAAATTATTGCTAGTGACCATAGATGTAAAGCAATAGAAATGACACGTACATTCCTGTTGTATTAAGCCTGGAATCGcctatattttgtattgttatataaaatcatatattatattaacaaatattattatacctaatgttaacgatattttatacttatatttaacttttttttttattctgtacaagttagcccttgactacaatttcacctgatggtatgggATGAtgatatggaagcgggctaacttgttaggaataggatgacaatccacacccctttcgttttctacacgacatcgtaccggaacgctaaatcgcttggcggtacgtctttgtcggtagggtaactagccacggccgaagcctcccaccagccagacctggacaaattaagaaaacctcaatcaccccagccggggatcgaacccagaacctccgtcttgtaagtccactgcgcatactactgcgccacggaggccgtaaaaagtgatccgaatttaccCACTCGGCTCAGCACACACATgcattattttgtgtttaattacattaggaacacacaactcgacattgcagacaatatttagatattatttgtttatctaGCTTACGTTTTTTACTGTGCGATTAAATGTAATTAgaacaattagccacctttgttcgccttCTTTTCGACGCACTAGTGACATATCcaatagtaaaaaatctttgcCTAGTCCTCTTTGACTTGTGTTTGGcggtataaatatataagtagataaatataatattgctaACATTTTAACTAGGGCCGTCTTGAAAAATCCCAGTAATTTTGATGTCACTGACACTTTTacctatactcagaggcacaattatccgcccactttaatatgacgcgagtatattaaagtgggcggataattgtgcctctgagtatatatattgtattgatcaattgtttttatttctagATCCGCGCTGTCCAGTGGAACTGGCTAGAACCAACTCTGGCTTTCGTGAACCTTGGAACTCACGGCTTCTTTCCTTACCCATTAACGTTCCATTACTACAACGCGATTCCTCTCGACTATCTGCCGATAGCCGAGGATAATCCAAAATGTTATCCGGGGATGCTGCATCTGTTCGTGCTGGATATATTCAATTTCTTGAGCAATGCACTCTGGCTTAAGTTTGTCTTGGCATTTGTATCGGGCGTTCACAAGGTGAGTGTGTTACTACACTTTTTAACCAATGATAAGTTAGAACTTGAATTCTTAACAATATATTgatttctttactaatattagagttgtctctcatttatttcgtccttttttttaatttttaacaatgttaatataaaaatataatcatcatcatcatcatcatatcagccgatggacgtccactgcaggacataggccttttgtagggacttccaaacatcacgatactgagccacctgcatcaagcgaattcctgcgactcacttgatgtcgtcagtccacctggtggggggtcgaccaacactgcgcttactagtgcggggtcgccattccagcactttgggaccccaacgtccattggctattcgaactatgtgccccgccagcttcgcaactcgttgagctatgtcggtgactttggttcttctgcggatctcctcatttctgattcgatcacgcagagatactcctaacatagctcgtcccatcgcccgctgtgtgaccttcttatgaggcccattgttagcgaccaagtaaaaatataatacaaaacactattaataatgtatataaaaattaacccttgagtacccaagcaaccggcggtcagggctccagagtgaggaacctcctcacaatacgcgccgtctcaacaATCATTGCCTTCTGTATCTGTAATACtaaatgagagccgtgatagcccaatgaatatgacctctacccccaattccggagggcattggttcgaatccgatccggcgcatgcacctccaacttttatgttgagtgcatttcaagaaattacttaattatcaaacggtgaaggcgaaacatcgtgaggaagcctgcatacctgagaattttcttaattctctacgtgtgtgaagtctgcaaatctgcattggaccaacatggtggactattggcctaacccctctcattcctagaggaaactcgtgcttagcagatggcctaatatgggttgttaacgatgatTAAAggcgttaaaaataaatacgaattcaaattaattaattgatttgacAGTCGCATTTTGTTATTTCCTTCATTGGTTAAATATAGTCTGGTAATACCTATGCGCGGCTAACTGACTTTAGGTATTGGGTTAAGCCAATTTATAAGTTAAATAAGTCTACCTctgtacaatattaatatagatagtaacctatattattaatgtaaagaGGTAGACTTTGTGTTATTGTAGGGGGAAATCTCTAGATCTatttaaccaattttttttctttatcgaAATGTAAGGAAAACCCCACAATAACCTCCCAATCCCTACAAATTCTGTCTAGCAATGGACTGAATGAAGCGACTCATTTAGCTTTATCTCTgtttttaatataggtacctactgttgttataattattacttataggTATATTGTTTACTTATCAGGCGAGCTGTGCGTCATTTTTTCCCACAGAAATTACTAGCTctttgaaatgtttatttaacgACCATTGACGAACCTACGAGAGTACGTAGTCTCATTTGATGTTATATGACGACATTCTGtataattatctatatctatatatatctatctatacttataataaaactggtcgaattctatacatttattcgcaacttgagattttacttataccatttgtaacaccaaacgttagcgtggcataacggacgccagcgccatctagaatctatacttataatacgaattctgtacattttgtacattctatacattgaaaatttttgttggagggcattatataatcgatactaaagctaaaaatattttttttcgatttgtagtctgcctgtctgtccgtgtttttttattattcgggcaaatgaaacttgacacgATATGAGACCATAATActgagaaggttataggataaggatgaatattttgtaactaattTCATAGTAGTTTCTTCGTTCCAGCTAAAcgtcattttatgattttaagagcaactagcgggcgcccgcgacttcgtccgcccttagacctctttaatccagcccttacagtagtatcgctgtaaaaatggagtaacttctcccgttttaccctacccctaccctaacctaccctatccctatcctacccgtcaTAAATGATTAcataaaatggagtaacttctcccgttttcccaacatttcttttcactgctctgctcctattgatcatagcgtgatgaaaagtatactataacctgcacaggagtatgaagaataattgtaccaagtttcgttaaaatccgtcgagcagtttttgtttctataaagaacatacagacagacagacagacacacaaaaattttactgattgcatttttggcatcagtatcgatcactaatacTATATATAGTActagatagttattttggaaatatatttcatgtacagaattgacatctctacagatttattataagtatagataaatgaatGAGTAGTAGTGAGGTACTAATAAATGAATGATTTCGCAGAGAGATGCAGAGCCAGTGCGTATGTTCTACATATTGTGCATAATGAAGTTGGCCATCCAGTTGCTAGCGATAGGCCTCCAATGGGATTACGAGAGAACCTTCGCAGCCTGTGCTTTCCAATTTATGGATGTTTGTGAgtattaaactattatttttataagtaacaGCGCCCTGCGTTTTCATCGGCATGAAAAATCAAGCTAAACTTTTAAAGGTCTACTAGTtacaaattttcagttgaaTTTCTCAGGCCGGAGTTGTGAAGATGGTAGTATACCTCCTTGCCTCGGAGCGCACGTTAAGCTATGCGCTCCGAGTGCTGTGAGTAGTGGCGTACATAAAGTTGTCAATCAGAGTatacactaataataaaaaataaccgaactgggaaaatcttctctcgaaaaaaaaacacatcttagggtatgcagtattttaatgcatgtatgaagtgcacgtcactggCTGTGGCAACAATATTACTGTAAGCTTGTAGAACTGTTGGTCTAAGCGTGGGCTGTTGGAAGGCTTctgtcgtggctagttaccaccctaccggcaaagacgtaccaccaagctatctagcgttccggtgcaATGTCGtgtaaaccgaaaggggtgtagattttcaccttatcttaacaaattagcccgttttcatcttagattgcatcatcacttagcatcaggtgagattatagtcaagggcttatttgtagagaataaaaaagcgTCATACCCCTTGTCCTATAAAAAAGGAGCCGTTaacataggctgataatgatgaagaaataatcattcattatcaacccatattcagctcactgctgagctcgggtctcctctcagaatgagaagagttaggtcaatagcccaccacgctggtccaaagATTGgcagacaaaaaaaatcattattttttcttttcttctttctttctttctttctttatttccaaaaataacgaaatattttgtattacagGTATCGCAACTATGTTCTTAGTGATAATCAATAGATACAGTACATTTTTGAGATTGGTCAAAGCGAGCAAGAACGGTGACCAACCACCATCTTATATTGAATGTCTCATCAATACACCATCGACATTGGTGGATGAGAAAAAAGACATTGTTTTTGTCATAGAAGAAAAGAAGATGGAAACCAAAGAAGAAACACAACAAAGTTGAAAAATAGTGAAACTTCGCACTTAAGTAGAATGATCGAGAAGTTTACgttaagaaattttatttatcccTATAtgggtattttattttctctctaTAGTTAAAAGGGTTAAACCAACGTGTATTGTTTTGTGTCCATATATGATTAGCATTGTGGGTGATACATTAAATAAACCcgaaaattaaaagtatatttgatcaataaatgatattttattaattaattagcggAAGCTTTGCTTAGAcatatgtgcacttctttcctacccctacgccctaccttaccctacacctacgctttttgatttacaaaacagaggtcctgggttcgatccccggccgggcagattgagattttcttaattggtccaggtctggctggtgggaggctttggccgtggctagttaccaccctaccgacaaagacgtaccgccaagcgatttagcgttccggtacgatgacgtgtagaaaccgaaaggggtgtggattttcatcctcctcctaacaagttagcccgcttctatctaagactgcatcatagTACATATATTATAGTACATACAACAacctgtaaataaattataaaaaaaaaaaaaattgtgttgaaCATTGCATTTAATCCAAAAATCTGGCTTccattctatattttataaacaaacaaacctaATAAATGCAGGTattatgttgaaaaaaaatacgctcTCAAAAGCGTCCaacggaaaaaaatatttaaaagcatGTTATGTGAATAACAAAAGAATTCCATTATAGACGcagaataaaaatttttaagcaaaaattatattatggtgCGAAAGAAATTAGGGGAACCCACATTCGTGGTTGGAGTTCTACTTGACCGATTTCAGCATGGGTCGGAGGGAatgaataacattattttttcctATGTCAATATGCCATTGCAGTGCGTTCACACTGCCACCTAAGGTATTTAAACCACTGCATGCGATACGATTTGTGACCAAAGACACAAAAacaggggtgttataagttcatcgcatgcattttttaaatcatctgTTTGTGGAATGCTAGTCCTCAAACTAAAAAGCATAAAGAATGTAgcttaaaaagtttaaaaatatctgGCAACACAGACAGGAAAAAAGAGGAAGAAAAGGCATTTCTATACGCTAGAAAAACTGTCACCAATGGAAGCCGCTGGAAAACGTGGACACTTGAGGTTTGGATCTTACCACGACCATGAACTTCAGATTTTATATAACTCTCTGTTCATGGTCGTAGAACGAACATAGAGAGAGATTTACACAAtaagtcatttatttatttaagtacgtACTCGAATAGTGTTACAAACTTATTTGCACTTTGAGGGCGCTGTTGTCGCAATTTTAGTATAAGTATTTGCAAACTGCAGCAGGCAGATCATCTTCTCCCAGGTGATAAAGCCGGGTGAGGGTACGTACCTTGAGGCTTAGACCTTGTAAGGTGCGGGGATCTTGTTACCCCGGTCATTTTCTTCCAGCCCTTTTCAGGGCTGAGGCCTTGGAGTATAGTTGCTTGCGCCTGTAGGTCCATTAGGAGGAGTGGTCCGTTATAAAATCGAACCACCTTTACGACGATACTTCCAGTTTTAGCCACCGGATCACAAAAACTTGTGGCAcaatacacttttttatttttaacaatgcttgtaaaatatataataaccaCTATTTATagtaaaacactattaaaattgcGGGGCTTTTGAGAGTCAAAACAAACGGCAGTTGGGATTCCAAAATGAAGAACTTCTTTACAATACGCACTATCTACTTCCTACCGCACCTTCTGTATCTGATCATTGATCCAAAAGTCAAGCAAAGGCTTGTTGATCGATTCTTTTCGCTGTAAGGCTATTTACTGAAAGGACTAAAGaattaggtatatgtattaATAGTACTTGTATCTGTAAATTAGTCTCCGGAGCTAAATCGTATTGAGCACGATGGAATGAAAGGTTTATCTTTGTACGTTTGTACAAATTTGGACTAGAAGCGCTTATTCTGGGCGGGGTTCATTTAATTTAGCGCAGTCGAGTTCGCAAATTGCATGCAGCGAGTGCCAGTGGTGTGTTGAGAATAGGACAACTTTAATTGAATAACAGAATTCAAAAATTGAAAAGGATGTTTGATAATAGCTTAAATTTGGCATAAGCATTTTTCATatttcaagaaaatctcaatttaattttaggtatgccatattatttcaattagtaattttttttatgcagTG is a window encoding:
- the LOC112047976 gene encoding uncharacterized protein LOC112047976, which gives rise to MQGTQTLGLGARLRAGCLAIGYLHLIASLVDIGCHVVILFLITNGFQCDISKASIRAVQWNWLEPTLAFVNLGTHGFFPYPLTFHYYNAIPLDYLPIAEDNPKCYPGMLHLFVLDIFNFLSNALWLKFVLAFVSGVHKRDAEPVRMFYILCIMKLAIQLLAIGLQWDYERTFAACAFQFMDVCIATMFLVIINRYSTFLRLVKASKNGDQPPSYIECLINTPSTLVDEKKDIVFVIEEKKMETKEETQQS